Proteins encoded together in one Streptomyces sp. NA04227 window:
- a CDS encoding pirin family protein — protein MSNLDREAVPSLCGGRGFVVAEPVRELLSPRTVKLGESTEVRRLLPNLGRRMVGAWCFVDHYGPDDIADEPGMQVPPHPHMGLQTVSWLHEGEVLHNDSTGSTQIIRPRQLGLMTSGRAISHSEQSPRSHARLLHGAQLWVALPDADRHTDPRFEFHGDLPRVTAPGLDATVLLGSLDSAASPGTTFTPIVGADLSLSEGADLNLPLDPDFEYAVLAMSGEARVDGVPVLPGSMLYLGCGRRELPLSAPSDAGLMLLGGEPFEEELLMWWNFIGRSQEEIEQAREDWMTGSRFGEVKGYDGAALPAPELPAVPLKPRGRVR, from the coding sequence ATGAGCAATCTTGATCGCGAGGCGGTCCCCAGTCTGTGCGGCGGTCGCGGCTTCGTCGTCGCCGAACCGGTACGTGAACTGCTCAGCCCGCGCACGGTCAAGCTCGGCGAATCCACCGAGGTCCGGCGCCTGCTCCCGAACCTGGGCCGCCGCATGGTCGGCGCCTGGTGCTTCGTGGACCACTACGGCCCCGACGACATCGCCGACGAGCCCGGCATGCAGGTACCGCCCCACCCGCACATGGGCCTGCAGACCGTCAGCTGGCTGCACGAGGGCGAGGTGCTGCACAACGACTCCACCGGCAGCACCCAGATCATCCGCCCCCGCCAGCTCGGCCTCATGACCTCCGGCCGCGCCATCAGCCACTCGGAACAGAGCCCGCGCTCCCACGCCCGCCTGCTGCACGGCGCCCAGCTCTGGGTCGCCCTGCCCGACGCCGACCGCCACACCGATCCGCGGTTCGAGTTCCACGGGGATCTGCCGCGTGTGACGGCGCCCGGCCTCGACGCCACCGTGCTCCTCGGCTCCCTGGACAGCGCGGCCTCGCCCGGCACCACGTTCACCCCGATCGTCGGCGCCGACCTCTCGCTCAGCGAGGGCGCGGATCTGAACCTCCCCCTCGACCCCGACTTCGAGTACGCGGTCCTCGCCATGTCGGGCGAGGCCCGGGTCGACGGCGTCCCGGTACTCCCCGGCTCGATGCTCTACCTTGGCTGCGGCCGCCGCGAACTCCCCCTGAGCGCACCCTCCGACGCGGGCCTGATGCTCCTCGGCGGCGAGCCCTTCGAGGAGGAGCTGCTCATGTGGTGGAACTTCATCGGACGGTCGCAGGAGGAGATCGAGCAGGCCCGGGAGGACTGGATGACCGGCTCCCGCTTCGGTGAGGTGAAGGGGTACGACGGGGCGGCGCTGCCGGCGCCCGAACTTCCGGCGGTGCCGTTGAAGCCGCGGGGACGGGTGCGCTGA
- a CDS encoding Ldh family oxidoreductase, translating to MTQKEKVMGVPADLVRRLIVDVLTAWGMDGDLAAVTSDVMVDTDLSGIDSHGVSMLIAYEKYRQEGRIDFAARPTIVRENAASALIDAASGLGHPAGVYAMRTAISKAKENTVGVASVVHSHHFGAAGYYADLAAKEGLLGLVTSSAQLTCAPPTGSVVPRLGTNPLAFAAPARRNTNFLLDIATTTAAVNKVKVYDYHQRPLPRGWVVNEEGQAVEDSAEAMRILKAKDRGGLTPLGGTPEMSSHKGYGLSMMAHILAATLCGGTFPAIRERDDPAAPHNIGHFFLALDPTFFRLSGTFEDDLDDAIDLLHRTPPLHAESPVLVAGDPQAGAREERTRDGIPMPATLVTQLRGVAQRAGVQFELR from the coding sequence ATGACACAGAAGGAGAAAGTGATGGGAGTTCCCGCTGACCTGGTGCGGCGGCTGATCGTCGACGTTCTCACCGCGTGGGGCATGGACGGCGACCTGGCAGCAGTCACCTCGGACGTCATGGTCGACACCGACCTCTCGGGCATCGACTCGCATGGAGTATCGATGCTGATCGCTTACGAGAAGTATCGGCAGGAAGGACGCATCGACTTTGCGGCGCGACCCACAATCGTGCGGGAGAACGCCGCGTCCGCGCTCATCGACGCCGCGAGCGGCCTTGGGCACCCGGCGGGCGTGTACGCCATGCGCACGGCAATCAGTAAGGCGAAGGAGAACACGGTCGGCGTGGCGTCGGTGGTGCACTCCCACCACTTCGGGGCCGCCGGCTACTACGCAGACCTCGCTGCGAAGGAAGGGCTTCTCGGGCTGGTCACGAGTTCGGCACAGCTCACGTGCGCCCCACCCACGGGCTCCGTGGTGCCCAGACTCGGCACCAACCCGCTCGCGTTCGCCGCGCCCGCCCGCCGCAACACGAACTTCCTGCTCGACATCGCCACGACGACCGCTGCCGTCAACAAGGTGAAGGTCTACGACTACCACCAGCGTCCATTGCCACGCGGCTGGGTCGTGAACGAGGAAGGACAGGCGGTAGAGGACTCCGCCGAGGCCATGCGCATCCTCAAGGCGAAAGACAGGGGTGGGTTGACCCCGCTGGGTGGTACTCCGGAGATGTCCAGTCACAAGGGCTACGGGCTCAGCATGATGGCCCACATCCTCGCTGCGACGCTGTGCGGCGGGACGTTCCCTGCCATCCGTGAACGTGATGATCCTGCCGCGCCGCACAACATCGGGCACTTCTTCCTAGCATTGGACCCCACGTTCTTCCGCCTTTCCGGCACGTTCGAGGACGACCTCGACGATGCCATCGACCTCCTGCACCGGACCCCGCCGCTGCACGCGGAGTCGCCGGTGCTGGTGGCCGGTGACCCGCAGGCCGGAGCGCGCGAGGAGCGTACCCGCGACGGCATTCCGATGCCGGCCACACTGGTGACCCAACTACGCGGGGTCGCCCAGCGAGCGGGCGTGCAGTTCGAGCTGCGGTAG
- the lhgO gene encoding L-2-hydroxyglutarate oxidase — protein MSEAVDVVVIGGGVVGLATARAVLRADPRRTVTVVEKEDQWGAHQSGRNSNVIHSGLYYRPGSLKARLARAGGEAMIRYCEQHDVPVKRTGKIVVATAKSQLPGLELLAQRGEANGVTVRRLDRGEIAEREPNVAGIAALAVAETAMTDFAHVCRALAGELTELGATLRTNAPALQIRAGGERTVVHTPGAEIRARVLVNCAGLHSDRIARAAGHTPTVRIMPFRGEYTEVRPGRRDVVSNPVYPVPDPDLPFLGVHITPMLDGSVHVGPNAVPALAREGYRWRDIDPRMLTDMVRDPALRGLARRYWRYGVAEMSRSLISPLYVREVRKLVPTLDAKDLRRHTSGVRAQAVTATGELVDDFVIDRTPGAIHLLNAPSPAATSSLQIGAHIAADAFSHLGDDDLARSVRDSAAI, from the coding sequence ATGTCCGAAGCTGTCGATGTCGTCGTCATCGGGGGAGGGGTGGTCGGTCTCGCCACGGCCAGGGCGGTCCTGCGCGCCGATCCCCGCAGGACCGTCACGGTGGTGGAGAAGGAGGACCAATGGGGAGCCCACCAGTCCGGGCGCAACAGCAACGTGATCCACAGCGGCCTGTACTACCGGCCCGGAAGCCTCAAGGCCCGCCTTGCCAGGGCCGGCGGCGAGGCCATGATCCGCTACTGCGAGCAGCACGACGTACCCGTCAAGCGCACGGGCAAGATCGTGGTGGCCACCGCAAAGAGTCAGCTGCCGGGCCTTGAGCTGCTCGCCCAGCGTGGCGAGGCCAACGGGGTCACCGTGCGGCGGTTGGACAGGGGCGAGATCGCCGAGCGGGAGCCGAATGTCGCAGGGATCGCCGCACTCGCGGTCGCCGAGACCGCGATGACCGACTTCGCTCACGTGTGCCGTGCGTTGGCCGGGGAACTGACCGAGCTCGGCGCGACGTTGCGGACGAACGCACCCGCGCTTCAGATTCGTGCAGGCGGCGAGCGGACGGTGGTCCACACTCCCGGCGCGGAGATCCGCGCACGCGTGCTCGTCAACTGCGCCGGCCTGCACAGCGACAGGATCGCTCGTGCGGCCGGCCACACCCCCACCGTACGGATCATGCCCTTCCGCGGTGAGTACACCGAGGTCCGGCCCGGTCGCAGGGACGTGGTGAGCAACCCGGTGTACCCGGTGCCCGACCCGGACCTGCCGTTCCTCGGGGTGCACATCACCCCCATGCTCGACGGCTCCGTGCACGTGGGCCCCAACGCCGTGCCCGCCCTGGCGCGCGAAGGCTACCGGTGGCGCGACATCGACCCACGAATGCTCACCGACATGGTGCGCGACCCGGCCCTGCGCGGCCTCGCGCGGAGATACTGGCGCTACGGGGTCGCCGAGATGAGCCGGTCGCTGATCTCGCCGCTGTACGTGCGAGAAGTTCGCAAGCTCGTCCCCACGCTGGACGCCAAGGACCTGCGCCGCCACACCAGCGGGGTGCGGGCCCAGGCCGTCACCGCCACCGGCGAGCTCGTCGACGACTTCGTCATCGACCGCACACCCGGGGCGATCCACCTGCTCAACGCGCCCTCACCCGCGGCGACGTCGAGCCTGCAGATCGGCGCCCACATCGCCGCGGACGCGTTCTCCCACCTCGGCGACGACGATCTGGCCCGCTCCGTACGCGACTCCGCGGCGATCTGA
- a CDS encoding GntR family transcriptional regulator, whose protein sequence is MIPATRSHNSANVIADRLRASIRLGELLPGTRLVQEKLAAELQVSRIPLREALHTLAAEGLIEVLPQRGMHVAELSRADIENLFELRLQLEPELAEEIVRGCRDRDVDELQSLADEMRAKGPDASGRAALNYQFHRRIYELSERRLSLRFIDQLLHLVEPYSRRWVHSGHELTRIDDEHAKMVEALRTHDAELLRQMIVAHVEGARDHVLGHHPV, encoded by the coding sequence ATGATCCCCGCGACCCGGAGCCACAACAGCGCCAACGTGATCGCCGACCGACTGCGCGCTTCGATCCGGCTCGGTGAGCTGCTCCCCGGCACCCGGCTCGTCCAGGAAAAGCTGGCGGCCGAGCTGCAGGTCAGCCGTATCCCACTGCGCGAAGCCCTGCACACCTTGGCTGCCGAAGGCTTGATCGAAGTACTGCCCCAGCGCGGCATGCACGTCGCGGAGCTGAGCCGGGCCGACATCGAGAACCTCTTCGAGCTACGCCTGCAGCTGGAACCAGAGCTGGCGGAGGAAATCGTGCGAGGCTGTCGGGACCGCGACGTCGACGAACTGCAGTCACTGGCCGACGAGATGCGCGCCAAGGGACCGGACGCCTCCGGCCGTGCCGCCCTCAATTACCAGTTCCACCGGCGCATCTACGAACTGTCGGAACGCAGGCTCTCCCTACGCTTCATCGACCAGTTGCTGCACCTCGTGGAGCCCTACAGCCGCCGCTGGGTGCACTCCGGACACGAACTCACACGCATCGACGACGAGCACGCAAAGATGGTCGAGGCGTTGCGCACCCATGACGCGGAACTGCTACGACAAATGATCGTCGCCCACGTCGAGGGTGCGCGTGACCATGTCCTCGGACATCATCCCGTCTGA
- a CDS encoding SpoIIE family protein phosphatase, translating into MGLRSVATQVFILLVAVVSLLFAGAVGTFVWNAVQHSQEHAREQALAASETFANSPATVSALGGDDPSASLQPRAEEARSLADAESVAVVSTQGILYTHRDPAQIGRSYPGSIERALRGESYTVSSDGPFSSEAVQGLAPVTDRDGSVIGVVAVGIAPESVAHLPVLFASAGGALLLATGGVALVSRRLGHQTRGLGPQEITRMYEHHDAVLHSVREGVLIIDGEHRLLLANDEAQRLLGLPDGTQGRPVTDLGLDEPLADLLASGRSATDEIHLAGERVLAVNLRPTQGRVRRYGSVATLRDTTELRALTGKADVARTRLRLLNEASARIGSSLDVTRTAEELTEATVPGFADTAIVDLVESVLAGEEPSDSSTHLRRVAAADTGAGAGADSLPRSVGELIRHGPSTPQAQAFDSGKAVLVPGVQDPTATPARPPGADGPEPEGGDASLITVPLRARGVTLGVASFSRAPQSEPFETDDLAVAEELAARAAVSIDNARRYTREHTTAVTLQRSLLPRGTPEQVAVEVAHRYLPARAGVGGDWFDVIPLSSARVALVVGDVVGHGLHAAATMGRLRTAVHNFSALDLPPDELLTHLDDLVSRIDHDTASADDSDGIVGATCLYAVYDPVSRSCALARAGHPPPALIHPDGSVEFLEVPAGPPLGVGGLPFETLVLDITEGSQLALYTDGLIESRSRDIDTGFEILRRALSHPGRSPQQTCDAALSALLPAGNDDDIALLVARARAMAAEQIASWDVPAVPNAVADVRKAAVRQLNDWGLQEAAFTTELVLSELVTNAIRHGTGPIQVRLLRDTSLICQVSDGSITAPHLRRAAFTDEGGRGLFLVAQCTERWGTRYTAKGKIIWTEQSLPVSLPTSP; encoded by the coding sequence ATGGGCTTGCGCAGCGTGGCCACCCAGGTGTTCATCCTGCTCGTGGCGGTCGTGTCGCTGCTCTTCGCGGGCGCAGTGGGCACCTTTGTGTGGAACGCGGTCCAGCACAGTCAGGAACACGCCCGCGAGCAGGCGCTGGCCGCGTCCGAGACCTTCGCGAACTCCCCCGCAACGGTGTCCGCGCTCGGCGGGGACGACCCCTCGGCGTCCCTGCAGCCGCGCGCCGAGGAGGCCCGGTCGCTGGCCGACGCGGAGTCCGTCGCGGTGGTGAGCACCCAGGGCATTCTGTACACCCATCGCGACCCGGCACAGATCGGACGGTCCTACCCGGGCAGTATCGAGCGGGCCCTGCGCGGTGAGAGCTACACGGTGTCCAGCGACGGGCCCTTCAGCAGTGAGGCGGTTCAGGGGCTGGCGCCTGTCACGGATCGTGACGGATCGGTCATCGGCGTCGTGGCCGTGGGAATCGCGCCGGAGAGCGTGGCGCACCTTCCTGTCCTGTTCGCCTCCGCCGGTGGCGCACTGCTCCTCGCCACCGGCGGTGTCGCGCTCGTCAGCAGACGGCTGGGGCACCAGACCCGTGGCCTGGGGCCCCAGGAAATCACCCGCATGTACGAGCACCACGACGCCGTTCTGCACTCCGTGCGTGAAGGCGTCCTCATCATCGACGGCGAGCACAGGCTGCTGCTGGCCAACGACGAGGCGCAGCGATTGCTCGGCCTGCCGGACGGCACGCAGGGCCGTCCCGTCACCGACCTCGGGCTGGACGAGCCCCTCGCCGACCTCCTTGCCTCCGGGCGATCGGCAACCGACGAGATCCACCTCGCCGGAGAACGGGTACTAGCCGTCAACCTCCGCCCCACGCAGGGGCGTGTCCGCCGGTACGGGAGCGTTGCCACCCTCCGTGACACCACTGAACTGCGGGCGCTGACCGGCAAGGCCGACGTGGCCCGCACCCGGCTGAGGCTGCTGAACGAGGCCAGTGCGCGAATCGGCAGCAGTCTGGATGTGACCAGAACCGCCGAGGAGCTGACCGAGGCGACGGTGCCAGGGTTCGCCGACACCGCCATCGTCGATCTTGTGGAGTCCGTGCTGGCCGGAGAGGAGCCCTCCGACAGCAGCACGCACTTGCGCCGGGTCGCGGCCGCGGACACGGGCGCGGGCGCGGGCGCGGACAGCCTGCCACGGTCCGTGGGCGAGCTGATCCGGCACGGTCCGTCGACGCCGCAGGCCCAAGCTTTCGACTCGGGAAAAGCAGTGCTCGTACCCGGTGTGCAGGACCCCACGGCAACGCCCGCCCGGCCCCCGGGGGCCGACGGCCCGGAACCGGAAGGCGGCGATGCCTCGCTCATCACCGTCCCCCTGCGCGCCCGTGGCGTCACCCTTGGGGTCGCGTCCTTCTCACGCGCGCCCCAGTCCGAGCCGTTCGAGACCGACGACCTGGCCGTCGCCGAGGAACTGGCCGCCCGCGCGGCCGTCTCCATCGACAACGCCCGCCGCTACACCCGCGAGCACACCACCGCCGTGACACTGCAGCGCAGCCTGCTGCCGCGCGGAACACCCGAGCAGGTGGCCGTGGAGGTCGCCCACCGTTACCTGCCCGCACGCGCCGGAGTGGGTGGCGACTGGTTCGACGTGATCCCGTTGTCCAGCGCGCGGGTCGCCCTGGTCGTCGGCGACGTCGTGGGCCACGGCCTGCATGCCGCCGCCACCATGGGCCGTCTGCGGACCGCCGTGCACAACTTCTCCGCGCTCGACCTGCCCCCCGACGAGCTCCTGACCCACCTCGACGACCTCGTCAGCCGCATCGACCACGACACGGCCTCGGCCGACGACAGTGACGGGATCGTGGGCGCCACCTGTCTCTACGCCGTCTACGACCCGGTCTCTCGGAGCTGCGCCCTGGCCCGCGCGGGCCACCCCCCGCCCGCCCTCATCCACCCCGACGGCTCCGTCGAGTTCCTCGAAGTCCCCGCCGGGCCACCGCTGGGGGTGGGCGGGCTCCCCTTCGAGACCCTGGTTCTCGACATCACCGAGGGCAGCCAACTCGCCCTCTACACCGACGGCCTCATCGAGTCCCGCAGTCGCGACATCGACACCGGATTCGAAATCCTCCGCCGTGCGCTCTCCCACCCCGGCCGCTCTCCCCAGCAGACGTGCGACGCCGCCCTCAGCGCTCTCCTGCCGGCCGGCAACGACGACGACATCGCCCTGCTGGTCGCCCGTGCCCGCGCCATGGCCGCCGAGCAGATCGCGAGCTGGGACGTGCCCGCTGTCCCCAATGCCGTCGCCGACGTGCGCAAGGCCGCCGTCCGGCAACTGAACGACTGGGGCCTACAGGAAGCCGCGTTCACCACCGAACTGGTGCTCAGCGAGCTGGTCACCAACGCCATCCGCCACGGCACCGGGCCCATCCAGGTCCGTCTGCTCCGTGACACCTCGCTCATCTGTCAGGTGTCCGACGGCAGCATCACCGCACCCCACCTGCGTCGCGCCGCGTTCACCGACGAAGGCGGCCGCGGCCTGTTCCTGGTGGCCCAGTGCACAGAGCGCTGGGGCACCCGCTACACCGCCAAGGGCAAGATCATCTGGACCGAGCAGTCCCTCCCCGTCTCCCTGCCCACGTCACCGTGA
- a CDS encoding aminoglycoside 6-adenylyltransferase: MIHIDDEGIVTRVLAWAHNRQDVRAVLRTGSRARNDGTVDALSDHDIEIYTTDPDSYEEGDWVLELGPVAVQVALEGPWENPAHLVFFEGGVKADFQVVPVDLLEKMATDGLDDVHVRGYEVLLDRDGLAAKLPAAPGTPDVDLPDAEEFAELCAEFWFEVAHLPRYLARGELWVAQARDRTTKELLESMIEWHALTRQGTGHDIWYGGTRMRQWAQPWIWDELPRIFGDFTVDGMLQAAQATADLFARLAKEVAEAQDFAYPEKAEHAIRPTLDALPPLRRP, translated from the coding sequence GTGATCCACATAGATGACGAGGGAATCGTCACCCGGGTGCTGGCTTGGGCCCACAACCGGCAGGATGTCCGGGCCGTGCTCCGCACCGGGTCACGCGCCCGCAACGACGGCACAGTGGACGCTCTCTCCGACCACGACATCGAGATCTACACCACCGATCCCGACAGTTATGAGGAGGGCGACTGGGTCTTGGAACTCGGCCCAGTGGCGGTGCAGGTCGCGCTGGAGGGCCCCTGGGAGAACCCGGCGCATCTGGTGTTCTTCGAAGGCGGCGTGAAAGCCGACTTCCAGGTGGTGCCAGTCGACCTCTTGGAGAAGATGGCCACGGACGGACTGGACGACGTGCACGTCCGGGGCTACGAAGTGCTGCTGGACCGGGACGGGCTGGCAGCGAAGCTGCCAGCCGCCCCAGGAACGCCAGATGTGGATCTGCCGGACGCCGAGGAATTCGCAGAGCTGTGCGCGGAGTTCTGGTTCGAAGTGGCGCACCTGCCGCGCTACCTCGCCCGCGGTGAGCTGTGGGTGGCGCAAGCACGGGACCGGACCACGAAAGAACTGTTGGAGTCCATGATCGAGTGGCATGCTCTGACTCGTCAGGGCACCGGCCACGACATCTGGTACGGCGGCACCCGCATGCGGCAGTGGGCCCAGCCCTGGATCTGGGACGAACTGCCCAGGATCTTCGGCGACTTCACGGTGGACGGGATGTTGCAGGCAGCACAGGCGACGGCCGACCTCTTCGCCCGGCTGGCCAAGGAGGTGGCCGAGGCGCAGGACTTCGCGTACCCGGAGAAGGCGGAACACGCAATCCGCCCCACCCTCGACGCACTGCCACCGCTGCGGCGGCCGTAA
- a CDS encoding MFS transporter — protein sequence MGDTTGRRGDSGSAAVAGEGPHQALALAATLFAVSMTFIDQTIVSVAAPRIVDELSLSSSGMQWVINAYLLSLAAFFALGGRLADIVGHRVIMVIGTLIFVISSVLCGCVPDNDFAQTWLVIFRATQGLGAALMFPAALAVVVAVFPVDKRGRAIALFFGLSGALTAVGPLLGGWLTDWTWRAIFWINLPVAVIALVLTALARIPSTRRPERLDVPGAVLVAVGMGLGVFGLQQASAWGWSSFATWACIIGGLVVLVLFWRYELRAADPLITFRVFHDRAFTVDMLVLFFAMTAFVPVFFFMSVYAQVSLSASPNQAALYMLYFFAGFGLASQRGGRILDTRGARPALKIGTALATVGFALWANKLTDLSFHDQWPYAALAGAGIGLLLSPASTDAVNRAVGSSYGEVTGITQTVRNYAASVGLAVFGTVLTHVTTNRVTETLTAKGLSEGASHNTARGIAEAVTGHPDDQEPSGGGGSAAVMRKAMSAIRMDFAEANQWVFYGMAIACGIAFLCSLAHPGTRVEAEPGEAGGPGTGKSGGPEAEGKGGGPDPGGPGDKTISPGHP from the coding sequence ATGGGTGACACAACGGGCCGTAGGGGCGACTCCGGATCCGCTGCGGTGGCCGGGGAGGGACCGCATCAGGCTCTGGCGCTCGCGGCCACTCTCTTCGCGGTGTCGATGACCTTCATCGACCAGACGATCGTGAGCGTGGCCGCGCCCCGCATCGTCGACGAACTGTCGCTGTCCTCGTCCGGGATGCAGTGGGTCATCAACGCCTACCTGCTGTCCCTTGCCGCCTTCTTCGCGCTCGGCGGGCGGCTCGCGGACATCGTGGGGCACCGCGTCATCATGGTCATCGGCACCCTGATCTTCGTCATCTCCTCGGTGCTCTGCGGGTGTGTGCCGGACAACGACTTCGCCCAGACCTGGCTGGTCATTTTCCGGGCCACCCAGGGGCTGGGTGCGGCCCTGATGTTCCCTGCCGCACTTGCGGTGGTGGTCGCCGTCTTCCCGGTCGACAAGCGGGGCAGGGCCATCGCCCTGTTCTTCGGGCTGTCCGGGGCGCTCACCGCCGTGGGCCCGCTGCTCGGCGGCTGGCTCACGGACTGGACCTGGCGGGCGATCTTCTGGATCAACCTGCCGGTGGCCGTCATCGCGCTGGTACTGACCGCCCTCGCCCGCATTCCCAGCACCCGCCGCCCCGAACGGCTCGACGTACCGGGCGCGGTACTGGTGGCCGTCGGCATGGGCCTCGGAGTGTTCGGTCTCCAGCAGGCGTCCGCCTGGGGCTGGAGCAGCTTCGCCACCTGGGCATGCATCATCGGCGGGCTCGTGGTGCTGGTCCTCTTCTGGCGGTACGAGCTGCGGGCGGCGGACCCGCTCATCACCTTCCGGGTCTTCCACGACCGGGCCTTCACGGTGGACATGCTGGTGCTGTTCTTCGCCATGACGGCGTTCGTGCCGGTGTTCTTCTTCATGTCGGTGTACGCCCAGGTCTCGCTGAGCGCCTCGCCCAACCAGGCCGCGCTGTACATGCTCTACTTCTTCGCCGGGTTCGGGCTCGCCTCCCAGCGCGGCGGCAGGATCCTGGACACCCGGGGTGCCCGCCCGGCACTCAAGATCGGCACCGCGCTCGCCACGGTCGGCTTCGCCCTGTGGGCCAACAAGCTGACCGATCTCTCCTTCCACGACCAGTGGCCCTACGCCGCGCTGGCCGGCGCGGGAATCGGCCTGCTCCTCTCGCCCGCGTCCACCGACGCGGTCAACCGGGCGGTCGGCTCCTCGTACGGCGAGGTCACCGGCATCACCCAGACGGTGCGCAACTACGCGGCGAGTGTGGGCCTCGCGGTCTTCGGCACCGTCCTCACCCACGTCACCACCAACCGTGTCACCGAAACGCTCACCGCGAAGGGCCTGTCCGAGGGCGCCTCTCACAACACGGCCCGCGGCATCGCGGAGGCGGTCACGGGACATCCCGACGACCAGGAGCCCTCCGGCGGAGGCGGTTCGGCGGCGGTGATGCGGAAGGCGATGTCGGCGATCCGTATGGACTTCGCCGAGGCCAACCAGTGGGTGTTCTACGGCATGGCGATCGCCTGCGGCATCGCCTTCCTGTGCTCTCTGGCCCATCCCGGTACGCGGGTGGAGGCCGAGCCCGGGGAGGCCGGTGGTCCGGGGACCGGGAAATCCGGTGGTCCGGAGGCTGAGGGGAAGGGCGGCGGTCCGGATCCTGGGGGACCGGGCGACAAGACCATTTCTCCCGGGCATCCGTAG
- a CDS encoding VOC family protein — translation MSSVKQFQVTFDCAEPERVARFWCEVLGYVVSPPKGFATWDEFDRSRPPEDQGSWFACSDPSGVGPRLFFQRVPEGKVAKNRVHLDVRVGTGLVGAERLAALEAECARLVPLGAVRVRLLADDNDSCILMQDFEGNEFCLD, via the coding sequence ATGTCATCGGTCAAGCAGTTCCAAGTCACCTTCGACTGCGCGGAACCCGAGCGCGTCGCCCGCTTCTGGTGCGAGGTGTTGGGGTACGTCGTATCGCCCCCGAAGGGATTTGCCACTTGGGACGAATTCGATCGGTCGCGGCCGCCCGAGGATCAGGGCTCATGGTTCGCGTGCAGTGACCCCTCGGGCGTGGGCCCGCGCCTGTTCTTCCAGCGCGTTCCCGAAGGCAAGGTCGCCAAGAACCGGGTGCATCTTGACGTGCGAGTCGGTACCGGGCTCGTGGGCGCGGAGCGCCTGGCCGCGCTGGAGGCGGAATGCGCCCGACTGGTCCCGCTCGGCGCGGTACGCGTGCGACTGCTGGCGGATGACAACGATTCGTGCATCCTGATGCAGGACTTCGAGGGCAACGAGTTCTGTCTGGACTGA
- a CDS encoding ABC transporter permease, with protein sequence MFVAWRDLRFAKGRFALMGTVIVLITLLVGLLSGLTAGLRQQNISALTGLPADSIAFQAPSGGHDLSYANSTVTARQWERWATTPGVTSAEPLGITTTKATAGDKSTGISAFGVRPDSRLLPDSDEINAHTAVLSTTAADNLGLASGDTFTLAGRKLTVAAVEGDAFFNHTPVIWTSLTTWQRTAPPNDTGDVPTATVIALNTTSGTDTHAADRAAGTRTVSKNDSLSAIGSYTSENGSLQLIRGFLFAISALVTGAFFTVWTIQRSADVAVLKALGASTASLLKDALGQAAVLLVGGTLIGTGTAVALGALLADSEVPFLLTPTGVLIPAAVMTLLGALGAALPIRRITSVDPLTALGSAR encoded by the coding sequence GTGTTCGTCGCCTGGAGAGATCTGAGGTTCGCCAAGGGCCGCTTCGCCCTGATGGGCACCGTCATCGTGCTCATCACCCTGCTTGTCGGCCTCCTGTCCGGCCTGACCGCCGGGCTGCGCCAGCAGAACATCTCCGCCCTCACCGGCCTGCCCGCCGACAGCATCGCTTTCCAGGCGCCCAGCGGCGGACACGATCTCTCGTACGCCAACTCCACCGTCACCGCGCGGCAGTGGGAACGGTGGGCCACGACTCCCGGCGTCACAAGCGCCGAACCACTGGGCATCACCACCACCAAGGCCACCGCCGGTGACAAGAGCACCGGCATCTCCGCCTTCGGAGTCCGGCCGGACTCCCGTCTGCTCCCCGACAGCGACGAGATCAACGCACACACCGCGGTGCTCTCCACCACCGCCGCCGACAACCTCGGCCTCGCCTCCGGCGACACCTTCACCCTGGCCGGGCGGAAACTGACGGTCGCCGCCGTCGAGGGCGATGCCTTCTTCAACCACACCCCGGTCATCTGGACCAGCCTCACCACCTGGCAGAGGACCGCACCCCCGAACGACACCGGCGACGTTCCAACCGCGACCGTGATCGCGCTGAACACCACCTCCGGCACCGACACACACGCCGCCGACCGAGCCGCCGGCACCAGGACCGTCTCCAAGAACGACTCTCTGTCCGCGATCGGCTCCTACACCTCCGAGAACGGCTCTCTCCAGCTCATACGCGGATTCCTCTTCGCCATCTCCGCCCTGGTCACCGGTGCCTTCTTCACCGTCTGGACCATCCAGCGCAGCGCGGATGTCGCCGTCCTCAAGGCCCTCGGTGCCTCCACCGCGAGCCTCCTCAAGGACGCCCTGGGGCAGGCGGCCGTCCTGCTCGTCGGCGGCACCCTGATCGGCACCGGCACGGCCGTCGCCCTCGGCGCCCTCCTCGCCGACAGCGAGGTTCCGTTCCTCCTCACCCCCACCGGTGTCCTGATCCCCGCGGCGGTGATGACGCTCCTCGGCGCCCTCGGCGCCGCCCTGCCCATCCGCCGCATCACCTCCGTCGACCCGCTGACCGCACTGGGGAGCGCACGATGA